CGCCCGCCGCAGCCGACGGGCACTGACGCCGCGGCGAGCGCGAGCCCGACCGGCCGCAGACAGTCCACGACCCCACGCGCGGACGCGCGCGGGCGAGGGACCGCGTCAGACCGGCGGCGCGGGCGGGGCGGGGGCGACCTGGGGCCCTTCCTGGGGAGGGAGCGCCGCGGCGGTCGTCGCGATCCGGACCCTGTCGGGCTGCCAGAGGCTCGCGCGAATGCGTTCGACGTTGCTGACCGCCTCGTCGAGCAGCGCCTGCTGCGTCTCGACCTCCGTCAGGACCTGCGCGACGTCCTTCTCGCCGGTCTCCCGCTGCACCTTCGCGGCGCTGAGCACCTCGAGCACCTCGCGGTGAAGCTCTTCGCCCGCCGTCACGACCCACGCGTCGAGCCGGCCGGCGAAGTCGTCGATCATCTCGTCGAGCTTGGGCGCGGCCTTCTCGGCGGCCTGTCGGACGACATCGGGCGCGAGCTCCTTCGCTCGCTTCTTGTATTCTGCATCGATACGGTCCCGCAGGACGAGCGCGAGGACCGGCGCCGCGAGGGTGAGGAGGCCGCCCACGAGCACGTTCACGAACATGACGCCGAGCCCCACGGCGAAGAGGGCCGCGATGCCCGCATCGTACCGGAACGTGTCGACCTGCACGTCGAGGCGTTTGACGTCGCCACCCAGCGTCTCGATGACGCGCTTCGTGGTCTCGTTCGCATCCTCGCGGACGAGCGCGATGGTCCGCTCCGCGAGGTCTTCGAGCTTGGCCCCGATCTCCTTGGCCTCGGCCTCGGCCCACTTCTTGAACGTGTCCTCGAGGAACGCGGGCAGGTACTGCTTCAGATCCTCCTGCTTGGCGCCGTCGATCACGTTCGGGAGCTGCCGGATGGTGTCCTCCACGAAGCGGTCGAGGTCCTTGCGAGCGCCCACCTTGATGCCCGCGACCTCTTCGCGGATCTTGATGCGTCGCTGCTCGATGTTGCCTGCCTGCCCGGCGAGGTCCTGCTCGAGCATGCTGATGCGTCGGAGGAGCTCCTCGGTCTTCATCGAGGCGGCGCGTCGCTTGGCGTCGACGCCCTTGGCGAGGAGCGCGCCCACGTTGACGCCCTCGCCGAGGGCGTTGTCGAGCAGGATGCGCCCGCGCTCCTCGGCGAGGAACGTGGTGAGGTGCGCGAGCAGCTCGGGCATGCCGCTCTCTCCGGCCTTGCCGGCGAGCGCGGTCTCGGCGCTGATGGGGAACACGAGCGGGTCCTTCACCAGGTTCGCGAGCTGCGTCTTGGCGTAGTGGAGGGCCTCGGTCTGCTCCTCGGCCGAGAGAATGTCCCACTTCGTGATCACGAACACGATCTTGTCGCGAGAGGCCTTCAGCAGCTTGTCCTGCAAGAAGATGCGCTCGCTCTCTTTCAGGATTTGACCCGCGTCGAGCAGGAACAGCACCGCGTCGGCGCGCGGGATGTAGCTGTACGTGATGTCGGAGCGCTGCAGCGACAGGTCGTTCACGCCGGGCGTGTCGACGAGCAGGATGCGCTCCTTCAGGATGGGGGCGGGGTAGCCGATCTCGAGGAAATCGACCTTCTCGGGGCTCTCGGGCCCGCCGACCGCGAACTTCTTCGCGTCCGCGAAGGGGATGGTCTCCCGTCTGCCCGACGCGTAGACGACCTGGGCCTCGGGGGCCTCCGCGTACTTCAGGTGGTGGATCGCCGCGGTCGTCGGGGTGACCCCGACGGCGAGGGCGCCCTCACCGAGGAGGGCGTTCACGAACGTCGACTTGCCGTGGTTGAACTCGCCGACGACCACGAGGTGGAACCGGTCTTCGTCGAGCTTCTTCACGAGATCGCGCTCGACCCGCTCGCGAAGGCTCTTGGCGCCCACCTTCTCCGCCACGTCGCTCAGCGCCGAGAGCGCCTTCTTCACTTCGCCTTTTCGTTCGAAAAATGCCTCGAGCATCATGACGTGGGGATCCCTCGTGTTTCGGATGGTGTCACCGCGTGAGCGGGTGGCGCTGTGGCGCCCAGAGAGCTGGAGCCGGTGCGCGTCGGGCGGTCGCGGCGCGGACGAGCGGGGAGGCCGATGGTCGATCGGCCAAGGGAGGAGCGCAACGACTTCGTCAGGCGTCGTCCTTCAGGAACGCGCGGACGCGGTCGTCGACCTCGGTCATCGAAAGTCCACCGGCGGGGAGCTTCGCCGCCTTCCGATAGAGCTCGCTCTCGGCGAACGTGCGCATCGCGAGGATGCGCTTGGGCAGGTACGGGTGGGTCGCGAAGTTCTCCATGTGGCGACCGATGCTGTCTTTGCCCTCTTCGTACTGCTCGAGGAACGCCTCGAGGTTGAAGTCCTCGAAGAGCTTGCGAGACCCGACGACCAGCTTCGCGAGCGCGCGCGACGAAGTGTTGAGGTCGGGGTTGCACAGCATGCCCGCGCGATCGCAGGTGATCTCGGCGCGGCGCGACCACGCGTTCAGGGCGATGACCGCCGGCTCGACGGCCCACCACAAGAAGACCCCCGCCATGCGCGTCAGGTAGTGGAGCGCGGTGAGGTACACGACGTGGGAGTTGTGGATGTGGCCGCACTCGTGCCCGATCACCATCATCAGCTCCTCGTCGGAGTACGCGTCGGCGAGGGCCGAGTGCACGATGATGAAGGCGTCGTCGTTGGTGCCGTACGTGGCCGCGTTGAGGCGCGGATCCGAGACGAGGTAGACCGTGGGCGGCGCGATGTGCAGCGTGTCGGCGCAGTGGCGCGTGATGCTGTGGATGCGGGAAAACTGACGTTCGCTCACCTTCACGGTGCTGCCGAGGAGCTGCCCGCGCCAGACCTGCTTGAACATCCGCACGGTCGCAGCCACGACGAGCTCGACCGGTCGGACCTTCTCGAACGCGGCCCGGGTCTGCCGATCGAGAATGTAACTGTAGTCGTGGCCGCTCGACTCGGGGCCACCCCCCACGCGCTCGCCCTTCATGTGGTTGACGAACGAAGCGAAATCGAGATCGGGGCCATGCGCCATGGGGTGCGGTTCCTTTGGGGGCAGCGTCGTGAGCGCGGCAGCCAGTCTACTACGTGGGGCGATCCGGAAGGATCTCGCGCTCTCGTCACGGTAACGACGACCCTGCGGGTCCGCAACCATGCGGCCGGCGCGCCGAGCGAGGTCCAAAAGAAACGAGCGGGGACGTCGGCCTTGGGGGCCGCGCGTCCCCGCGGACCCGACGGGACAACGACGGGACACAACAGGACACAACGGGACACAACGGGAGAGAGGTTCGGTGGCGGGGCTGTTGGGGCTCCTTTCGGCTAGCGGCGTCGCCGCCGGGGTCCGCGGAGAGGACAGGCGCCGCGATGCGGCTCTTCCCGAAATCGTGGGGTGGCGCCATTTTCTCTCGGGTCGCCGACGCGCGTCAGCGCTCGACCAGGCCACCGTAGGTGAAGCGCGTCGTGCGCGGCGCAGCCTCGAACGCCCCGGAGGCCACGAGGACCACGCCCGCGAGGATGGCGGTGACGGCGCTTGCCGTGGTCCACTTGGCCCACGTTGGGAAGCCCTGGTCCACGTAGCGTGGGGCGAGCGGCGCCTCGGGCGCGCGCACCCGCCACGCGACCAGGGGAGCGCAGACGCTGCCCGTGCACGTCGCGAGCTCTACGTCGGGGCCTGCCGCCCGCGCCGTCGCCCAGCGCCCGCACAGCGCCCCGGGCGGCGGGTGCGCCAAGCCGCTCTGGATCCGCGTCTCCGCGAGGTCGCGCGGTGCGCAGGCCGTGCGCACGACCGGGACCGCCACGCGGAGCCCCTCCGACGCCGTGAGCCACCGCGCCCACACGAGGGCGCCGCTCGACACGAGCGCCAGCTGGTGGCGCCCGGGCGTCACGTTCATGCGCGCCACCTCGCCTTCGGCTCGGGCTCGCCACCGACCTCCGTTCGCCCCTTCGGGGCTCACTTCCAGGTTCGTGGGGCCCGGGCGGAGCGGCCGCCCGTCGAGCAGTAGCGCGTCGTCGGCGGCGAGCCTCGCGACGAGGTCGATCGCGACGGTCGCGGCGGTTGGGCCGGGCGCCTCCGGTGGATCGCCAAGCCCGGGGACGCGGCCCCCGTCGAGGCCGCGCGCCTCGGCCAGCGCCGCCCTGGCCGCGGCTTCGTTCGGCGGCGCGAGTCGGGTCGCGCGGAGCGCGCGGGCGCGGAGGACCTCGGCCAGCAGGAAGGGCGCCTGCGGGAGCTCGGCGTGGGCGGCGAGCGCGGTCTCCGCTGCCCCGAGCGCTTCGTCCGCGGTCGCCCCGTCGAGCGACGCGATCGCGTCTTGGCCGCGGGTGAGCGAGGTCTCGATCGACGCCACGACCGGGGCCGAGTAGGGGAGGGGCGCGCGCGTCTCTTGGGCGAGGCCTACGAGGCGCACGCCCCGCGCGGTGGCCCAGGCTTCGAGCGCGCGAGCCTGCGCCGCGTCCGGCCTAGCGCGTGACTCGACCTGCCCACCCCCGTCGAGCCAGACCAGCGTGACCTCCGGGAGAGGCATCATTCTTCCGCGCGGCGCTTCTTGGCGGCGGGGGCCTTGGCGGCCTGCTTGGCCCCGCGGGGGGCCTTGGCGGCCTGCTTGGCGCCGCCGCCTTGCGCGAGCTCTGCGAGAGCGGCGAGCACGGCGTCGACGTGGCCCGCCACCTTCACCTTGGGGAACACCCTCGCCACCTTGCCGTCGCGGAGCACGAATGTGCTGCGGATCGTCCCCATGACCTTCTTCCCGTACATCGTCTTTTCGCCGTACGCGCCGAAGGCGGTGTGCGCGCTGAGGTCGGGATCGGACAGCAGGCGGACCGAGAGCCCGTACTTGTCGCGGAATTTGCAGTGGCTCGCGACGGAGTCCTTCGACACCCCGTACACGACGGCCCCCGCCTCCGCGAAGCGCGAGGCCGCGACCGAGAACTCCTTCGCCTCGGTCGTGCACCCCGGCGT
This is a stretch of genomic DNA from Myxococcales bacterium. It encodes these proteins:
- a CDS encoding dynamin family protein — protein: MLEAFFERKGEVKKALSALSDVAEKVGAKSLRERVERDLVKKLDEDRFHLVVVGEFNHGKSTFVNALLGEGALAVGVTPTTAAIHHLKYAEAPEAQVVYASGRRETIPFADAKKFAVGGPESPEKVDFLEIGYPAPILKERILLVDTPGVNDLSLQRSDITYSYIPRADAVLFLLDAGQILKESERIFLQDKLLKASRDKIVFVITKWDILSAEEQTEALHYAKTQLANLVKDPLVFPISAETALAGKAGESGMPELLAHLTTFLAEERGRILLDNALGEGVNVGALLAKGVDAKRRAASMKTEELLRRISMLEQDLAGQAGNIEQRRIKIREEVAGIKVGARKDLDRFVEDTIRQLPNVIDGAKQEDLKQYLPAFLEDTFKKWAEAEAKEIGAKLEDLAERTIALVREDANETTKRVIETLGGDVKRLDVQVDTFRYDAGIAALFAVGLGVMFVNVLVGGLLTLAAPVLALVLRDRIDAEYKKRAKELAPDVVRQAAEKAAPKLDEMIDDFAGRLDAWVVTAGEELHREVLEVLSAAKVQRETGEKDVAQVLTEVETQQALLDEAVSNVERIRASLWQPDRVRIATTAAALPPQEGPQVAPAPPAPPV
- a CDS encoding M48 family metallopeptidase, giving the protein MAHGPDLDFASFVNHMKGERVGGGPESSGHDYSYILDRQTRAAFEKVRPVELVVAATVRMFKQVWRGQLLGSTVKVSERQFSRIHSITRHCADTLHIAPPTVYLVSDPRLNAATYGTNDDAFIIVHSALADAYSDEELMMVIGHECGHIHNSHVVYLTALHYLTRMAGVFLWWAVEPAVIALNAWSRRAEITCDRAGMLCNPDLNTSSRALAKLVVGSRKLFEDFNLEAFLEQYEEGKDSIGRHMENFATHPYLPKRILAMRTFAESELYRKAAKLPAGGLSMTEVDDRVRAFLKDDA
- a CDS encoding peroxiredoxin yields the protein MLKANDDAPKLTLHGDDGKVHEVGGAPGTVIVYFYPKDDTPGCTTEAKEFSVAASRFAEAGAVVYGVSKDSVASHCKFRDKYGLSVRLLSDPDLSAHTAFGAYGEKTMYGKKVMGTIRSTFVLRDGKVARVFPKVKVAGHVDAVLAALAELAQGGGAKQAAKAPRGAKQAAKAPAAKKRRAEE